A stretch of Microbulbifer bruguierae DNA encodes these proteins:
- a CDS encoding iron-containing alcohol dehydrogenase: MKTFSFSTTNTILCEVDGAARLAQHCRATGASRVLLVTDAGILNAGLLDGLLPGFDCADLRLGIFDRVEADPKSATVEAAVHAARALGAELIVGFGGGSSMDVAKVVAVLAHPDCRQSLDELYGVGNVRGPRLPLLQVPTTAGTGSEVTPIAIVTTGETTKAGIVSPHLQPDIALLDPKLTLGLPPAVTAATGIDAMVHAIEAYTSAHKKNPVSDMLAREALRLLASNIATATHNGTDLKARGDMLLGALYAGQAFANAPVAAVHALAYPLGGHFHIPHGLSNSLVLPQVMRFNAPAAAPLYAQLAPLVMGGDCRDGGPEQMSEALIGWLENLIAELGLPCRLRDCGVTEESLPQLAADAMQQQRLLVNNPRAVSEADALAMYRAAY; encoded by the coding sequence ATGAAGACTTTCTCCTTTTCCACCACCAATACCATTCTGTGCGAAGTGGATGGCGCTGCACGGTTGGCGCAGCACTGTCGCGCAACCGGTGCCAGCCGTGTGCTGCTGGTGACCGATGCCGGTATCCTCAATGCCGGTCTCCTGGACGGGCTGCTGCCGGGATTTGACTGCGCGGATCTGCGCCTGGGCATCTTCGACAGGGTTGAGGCGGACCCCAAAAGCGCTACGGTGGAGGCGGCGGTACACGCGGCGCGGGCACTGGGAGCGGAGCTGATCGTCGGTTTCGGTGGCGGCAGCTCCATGGATGTGGCCAAAGTCGTGGCGGTGCTGGCACACCCGGATTGCCGGCAGTCGCTGGACGAGCTCTATGGGGTGGGCAATGTGCGTGGCCCGCGCCTGCCGCTGCTACAGGTGCCCACTACCGCGGGCACCGGATCAGAAGTGACACCTATCGCCATCGTCACCACGGGGGAGACCACCAAGGCAGGTATCGTTTCCCCGCATTTGCAGCCGGATATCGCCTTGCTGGATCCGAAGCTCACGCTCGGCCTGCCGCCAGCGGTAACCGCGGCCACCGGTATCGATGCGATGGTGCATGCCATCGAGGCCTACACCTCCGCGCACAAAAAGAATCCGGTATCCGATATGCTGGCGCGGGAGGCACTGCGGCTACTCGCGAGTAATATTGCCACTGCCACTCACAACGGCACCGATCTTAAAGCCCGCGGAGACATGCTACTGGGCGCCCTGTATGCGGGGCAGGCCTTCGCCAATGCACCGGTGGCGGCGGTACATGCACTGGCTTATCCTCTCGGTGGCCACTTCCATATTCCCCATGGCCTCAGCAACTCGCTGGTACTCCCACAGGTTATGCGTTTCAACGCCCCGGCGGCAGCGCCGCTGTATGCACAGTTGGCTCCGCTGGTGATGGGGGGAGATTGCCGTGATGGTGGCCCCGAGCAGATGAGCGAAGCGCTTATCGGCTGGCTGGAAAATCTGATTGCGGAACTGGGATTACCCTGTCGGCTGCGTGACTGTGGTGTAACTGAGGAAAGTCTGCCGCAATTGGCTGCGGATGCCATGCAGCAGCAGCGGTTGCTGGTGAATAATCCGCGCGCGGTTAGCGAGGCCGATGCCCTGGCGATGTACCGTGCGGCTTACTGA
- a CDS encoding TetR/AcrR family transcriptional regulator, producing the protein MASISGIPHKAPTANKKAEKREIAKAKILNATLDIIARNGLAALSHRTIANEAGVQLAMTTYYFGTLENLIEAAFDLHLERERPWRDEIARRAEALYHRFISTSTGAFADNPGELEDFAEALADEIVEIIYEESTVKKNMISAECQFAFEQNLPEALARKVRALDNSLWDIAEVSCRRLGSSAPRIDGRLLVFTMRELQLMAVRSSVLPDKGMMRACIGRLLRGFQLQS; encoded by the coding sequence ATGGCTTCCATTAGCGGAATTCCCCACAAAGCGCCGACGGCCAACAAAAAGGCCGAAAAGCGCGAAATCGCCAAGGCGAAAATCCTGAACGCCACGCTGGATATTATTGCCCGCAACGGTCTGGCAGCGCTGTCGCACCGGACCATTGCCAATGAAGCTGGTGTACAACTGGCAATGACCACCTATTACTTCGGCACGCTGGAAAACCTGATTGAAGCCGCGTTTGACCTGCATCTGGAGCGGGAAAGGCCCTGGCGCGATGAAATAGCGCGAAGAGCCGAGGCGCTGTACCACCGGTTCATCAGTACTTCAACCGGTGCATTTGCGGATAATCCGGGGGAGCTCGAGGATTTTGCGGAAGCACTGGCCGATGAAATTGTCGAGATTATTTATGAAGAGTCGACCGTCAAAAAAAATATGATTTCGGCCGAGTGCCAGTTCGCGTTTGAGCAGAACCTGCCGGAGGCGCTGGCCAGAAAAGTGCGCGCCCTGGACAACTCGCTGTGGGATATCGCCGAGGTCAGTTGTCGCAGACTGGGCAGTTCCGCCCCCAGGATAGATGGACGCCTGCTGGTCTTTACCATGCGCGAGTTACAACTGATGGCGGTAAGAAGCAGCGTACTTCCTGACAAGGGTATGATGCGCGCCTGCATTGGGCGCCTGCTGCGGGGGTTTCAGCTGCAGAGTTGA
- a CDS encoding lytic murein transglycosylase produces the protein MGLFASTPSRRSYLCSSLFSLLVMVPLLVSAAADPGFEKWKKEFRQTAMKEGISAETFDRAFKGVDSPDQWVLDKASYQPEFKAPAWQYFDNRITKFAVKRGRDKKQELQPWLDKIEKQSGVNPNILLAIWSMESSFGAILDNQTVMRSVIRSLATLAYADPKRKKFGTSQLLAALKILQSGDIDESHLTGSWAGAMGHTQFIPTSYQAYAVDMDGDGKRDIWNSVPDALATAANLLKENGWRSGETWGYEVTIPDNKLPAGKLKISEWEKLGVTRVSGKAFPRPDDIAELKVPAGRGGPAFLMLKNFFVIKRYNNSDRYAAAVGILADQIGGGAPLTKDWKRPFTRLDHDEVVELQTKLKEKGFYDGEIDGKAGGETRKAILKFEESAGVELQGFPSKEVLELLRKQ, from the coding sequence ATGGGCCTTTTCGCCTCTACCCCCTCACGCCGTTCGTATCTGTGTTCTAGTTTGTTTAGCCTGCTGGTGATGGTGCCTCTGCTGGTCAGCGCAGCGGCGGATCCCGGATTTGAAAAGTGGAAAAAGGAATTTCGCCAGACGGCGATGAAAGAGGGGATCTCTGCAGAAACTTTTGATCGCGCCTTCAAGGGGGTCGACTCGCCAGACCAGTGGGTGTTGGACAAGGCCAGCTACCAGCCCGAATTCAAGGCCCCGGCCTGGCAGTACTTTGACAACCGCATCACCAAGTTTGCCGTCAAACGCGGTCGAGACAAGAAGCAGGAATTGCAGCCATGGCTGGATAAAATCGAGAAGCAGTCCGGGGTCAACCCCAATATCCTGCTTGCGATCTGGTCGATGGAGTCGAGCTTTGGTGCGATTCTCGATAACCAGACGGTAATGCGCAGTGTTATCCGCTCCCTGGCGACCCTCGCGTACGCAGATCCAAAACGCAAAAAGTTCGGCACCAGCCAGCTGCTTGCCGCACTCAAAATTCTACAGAGTGGTGATATCGATGAAAGCCACCTGACTGGATCCTGGGCCGGTGCCATGGGGCACACCCAGTTTATTCCCACCAGTTACCAGGCCTACGCGGTGGATATGGATGGCGACGGCAAACGCGATATCTGGAACTCAGTACCGGATGCCCTGGCGACCGCGGCCAACCTGCTGAAGGAGAACGGCTGGCGCAGCGGCGAGACCTGGGGTTATGAGGTCACCATTCCCGACAACAAATTGCCTGCGGGGAAATTGAAAATCTCCGAGTGGGAAAAGCTCGGCGTAACACGGGTAAGCGGAAAGGCGTTCCCGCGCCCGGATGATATTGCGGAGCTGAAAGTCCCTGCTGGTCGTGGTGGCCCCGCCTTCCTGATGTTGAAGAACTTCTTCGTCATCAAGCGCTACAACAACTCCGACCGCTACGCCGCCGCCGTGGGTATTCTCGCGGACCAGATCGGCGGTGGGGCACCTTTAACCAAAGACTGGAAGCGCCCGTTCACACGCCTTGATCACGACGAAGTGGTGGAGCTGCAAACCAAGTTGAAGGAAAAAGGCTTTTACGACGGAGAGATAGACGGCAAGGCCGGAGGTGAAACGCGCAAAGCCATTCTCAAGTTCGAGGAAAGCGCCGGGGTTGAATTGCAGGGGTTTCCGAGCAAGGAAGTTCTGGAGTTGCTTCGCAAGCAATAA
- a CDS encoding acyl-CoA thioesterase, with the protein MQQDNTTSGDHYTRDHYRVFFPISTRWHDNDIYGHVNNVTYYSYFDSAVNRYLIEEGGLDIHSAAVVAFVVNSSCDYRAPLAYPQQLEAGIRVEKIGNSSVVYRVAIFAAGEVQAAAGGRFTHVFVEREGNRSTPIPERIRQALARIA; encoded by the coding sequence ATGCAGCAGGACAATACGACGTCGGGGGATCACTATACCCGCGATCATTATCGGGTTTTCTTTCCTATCAGCACCCGCTGGCACGACAATGATATCTACGGTCATGTGAACAATGTGACCTATTACAGTTACTTCGATAGTGCGGTAAACCGCTACCTGATCGAGGAGGGGGGGCTGGATATCCACAGCGCTGCGGTGGTTGCCTTCGTGGTCAATTCCAGCTGCGACTACCGCGCGCCGCTGGCCTACCCGCAGCAACTGGAGGCGGGTATCCGGGTGGAAAAAATTGGTAACAGTTCGGTGGTGTATCGGGTGGCGATCTTTGCCGCCGGAGAAGTTCAGGCGGCGGCCGGTGGCCGCTTCACCCATGTGTTTGTTGAGCGCGAGGGGAATCGTTCGACCCCCATTCCTGAGCGTATCCGGCAGGCACTGGCGCGCATCGCTTAG
- the trhA gene encoding PAQR family membrane homeostasis protein TrhA, translating into MSSSTSSSIGSRYSPAEEIANSLTHGIGALLAIAGLGVLCGFAALRGDAWHIVSSSIYAATLILCFAASTLYHSITHISAKQILRTVDHSSIFLLIAGTYTPFTLVTLRGPWGWWLFGIIWGLALLGLIIQFTPLKKIRALSITLSALMGWVVIAAIKPLMDNLAPGGLLLLVLGGLCYTGGIAFYLWRSLRFHHAIWHLFVLAGGVLHFFAVLFYVIPPAA; encoded by the coding sequence ATGTCCAGCAGCACCTCAAGCAGTATCGGCAGTCGCTATAGCCCTGCAGAAGAAATTGCCAACAGCCTGACCCACGGCATCGGTGCGCTACTGGCCATTGCCGGCCTCGGTGTGCTGTGTGGCTTTGCGGCCTTGCGTGGTGATGCCTGGCATATCGTCAGCAGCAGCATATACGCCGCCACCCTGATTCTGTGTTTTGCGGCATCTACCCTTTACCACAGCATCACCCATATCAGCGCCAAGCAGATTCTGCGGACCGTCGACCACTCATCGATTTTCCTGCTCATTGCCGGTACCTACACCCCCTTCACCCTGGTTACCCTGCGCGGCCCCTGGGGCTGGTGGTTATTTGGCATCATCTGGGGACTGGCACTGCTTGGTCTGATCATCCAGTTCACCCCGTTGAAGAAAATCCGTGCACTCTCCATTACCCTCAGTGCGCTGATGGGCTGGGTGGTGATTGCGGCGATCAAGCCGTTGATGGATAACCTGGCCCCCGGGGGCCTGCTGTTACTGGTTCTGGGCGGCCTCTGTTACACCGGTGGAATCGCGTTCTACCTGTGGCGGAGCCTGCGTTTTCACCATGCGATCTGGCACCTGTTCGTACTGGCTGGCGGTGTACTGCATTTCTTCGCGGTGCTGTTTTACGTGATTCCTCCCGCGGCGTGA
- a CDS encoding multidrug effflux MFS transporter — MKSEFIKMALVLGLLSCVGPFAIDMYLPAMPAMADDYDVPVAMSQYTLVSFFIAFGICQLFYGPAADMFGRKPPLYFGLTLFLFASLGCALAPTIEWLIGLRFVQGIGAAAVMSIPRAIIRDRYTGTEATRLMTTVMLVVSVSPMLAPLVGSLLMAPFGWPAVFYAVALATVFSLLLIYFVLPETLPVVDRVPVKVSAMRDALNVLVRDPHFIGMTLIGGMGMASFFSFLSIAAFLYTDYYGLTPTEFSFAFALNALGFFVASQFAANLCERFAGVAVVKWAVSGFALSAVVNLLLNFAGIDNFGVLVGLLLVGNAFLGLVVPTTMVLSLDDHGPIAGTAAAVGGTLQMMLGAAAIGIASAVFDGKPLTLVAAIGACGVIALLICIVTLRPSPQTQVTT, encoded by the coding sequence ATGAAGTCTGAATTTATCAAAATGGCCCTTGTCCTCGGGCTCCTGAGTTGTGTTGGTCCCTTTGCGATCGATATGTACCTGCCGGCAATGCCCGCGATGGCCGACGACTATGACGTGCCGGTGGCCATGTCGCAATACACCCTGGTGTCATTCTTTATCGCCTTTGGTATCTGCCAGCTGTTCTATGGGCCCGCAGCGGATATGTTCGGGCGCAAGCCGCCGTTGTATTTCGGGCTGACCCTGTTTCTGTTTGCATCTCTCGGTTGTGCGCTTGCACCTACTATCGAGTGGCTGATCGGACTGCGGTTTGTCCAGGGGATTGGTGCCGCGGCGGTAATGTCTATCCCGCGGGCAATAATCCGAGACCGCTACACCGGTACCGAGGCTACGCGTTTGATGACAACTGTGATGCTGGTGGTGTCTGTTTCGCCGATGCTGGCACCACTGGTTGGTAGCCTGTTGATGGCGCCCTTTGGTTGGCCTGCGGTATTTTATGCGGTGGCGCTGGCAACAGTATTCAGTTTGCTACTGATTTATTTTGTGCTGCCAGAAACACTGCCGGTAGTGGATCGCGTGCCGGTAAAGGTCTCCGCCATGCGCGATGCGCTCAATGTGCTGGTCAGAGATCCTCACTTTATCGGCATGACCCTGATCGGCGGTATGGGCATGGCGAGTTTCTTTTCGTTCTTGTCTATCGCCGCTTTTCTGTATACGGACTATTACGGATTGACGCCTACTGAATTCAGTTTTGCGTTTGCGTTGAATGCGCTGGGATTTTTTGTGGCCAGTCAATTTGCGGCGAATCTTTGCGAACGTTTCGCCGGTGTGGCTGTGGTGAAATGGGCAGTAAGTGGATTTGCCCTGAGCGCCGTAGTGAATTTGCTGTTGAATTTCGCCGGTATCGATAATTTTGGGGTGCTGGTTGGGCTGCTACTTGTGGGTAACGCGTTTCTCGGGCTGGTAGTTCCGACCACGATGGTCCTGTCGCTGGATGACCACGGCCCCATTGCCGGCACCGCAGCCGCGGTGGGTGGCACCTTGCAAATGATGTTGGGCGCAGCCGCTATTGGTATTGCCAGTGCAGTTTTCGACGGGAAGCCACTGACGCTCGTCGCCGCTATCGGTGCGTGTGGCGTGATCGCGTTACTGATATGTATAGTGACACTGCGGCCGTCGCCGCAAACTCAAGTTACGACTTAA
- a CDS encoding ATP phosphoribosyltransferase regulatory subunit yields MTQAERWMLPDGIAEILPADAKRVETLRRNLLDLYHRWGYELIIPPMVEFTESLLIGMGRDVDMSTFRVTDQLSGRILGIRADITPQAARIDSHSFPRSGANRLCYAGQVLYTRPRAPMGPRAPIQVGAEIYGVESLQADIEIISLMIATLRTAGIRQIHLDLGHVAIFRSLAEAAGLDSEQRNELIALLQSKAVADISSWVESNVKDADAARWLRALPRLAGGSECLERARELFANGPEALRAALEELQQVADAVARRYPQVALFFDLSEMRGYDYETGLVFAAYSPGHGQALANGGRYNGIGAVFGRDRAATGFSSDLVTINALGDNGLREGDAILAPASDCEQLWQLAEQLRDAGEVVISSMPGGGDDSETLARCDRELVQEGGRWVVKPR; encoded by the coding sequence ATGACCCAAGCCGAACGCTGGATGCTACCGGATGGCATCGCCGAGATTTTGCCTGCGGATGCCAAGCGGGTAGAAACCCTGCGCAGAAACCTGCTGGACCTGTACCACCGCTGGGGCTACGAGCTCATCATTCCGCCGATGGTGGAATTCACGGAATCCCTGCTGATCGGCATGGGGCGCGATGTGGATATGAGCACTTTCCGGGTTACCGACCAGCTGTCTGGTCGTATCCTGGGCATCCGCGCGGATATTACCCCCCAGGCCGCGCGCATCGACTCTCACAGTTTTCCCCGCAGCGGTGCCAACCGGCTCTGCTATGCCGGCCAGGTGCTCTACACGCGCCCGCGCGCGCCCATGGGGCCAAGAGCGCCGATTCAGGTTGGTGCCGAAATATATGGTGTTGAGAGCCTGCAGGCAGATATCGAAATCATCAGCCTGATGATCGCGACACTGCGCACTGCGGGTATCCGCCAGATTCACCTGGACCTGGGACATGTGGCCATATTCCGCAGTCTTGCCGAGGCCGCGGGCCTCGACAGCGAGCAGCGCAACGAGTTGATTGCGCTGCTGCAGAGCAAGGCGGTGGCGGATATCTCCAGCTGGGTGGAAAGCAACGTGAAGGATGCCGATGCCGCCCGGTGGCTGCGCGCCCTGCCGCGTCTGGCCGGCGGCAGCGAATGCCTGGAGCGGGCTCGCGAACTCTTCGCCAACGGCCCCGAAGCCCTGCGCGCGGCGCTGGAAGAGTTGCAACAGGTTGCCGATGCGGTGGCCCGTCGTTACCCGCAGGTCGCACTGTTTTTTGATCTCAGTGAGATGCGGGGCTATGACTACGAAACCGGTCTGGTATTCGCCGCCTACTCACCGGGGCACGGTCAGGCGCTCGCCAACGGCGGACGCTATAACGGCATCGGCGCGGTATTTGGCCGCGACCGGGCGGCCACCGGATTCAGTAGTGACCTGGTGACCATCAATGCCCTGGGGGATAACGGCCTCCGTGAAGGGGATGCGATACTGGCGCCCGCCAGCGATTGTGAACAGCTGTGGCAGCTTGCCGAGCAACTGCGGGACGCCGGTGAAGTGGTCATCAGCAGTATGCCCGGCGGTGGCGATGACAGCGAGACGCTGGCGCGTTGCGATCGCGAACTGGTGCAGGAAGGCGGCCGCTGGGTGGTAAAACCCCGCTAA
- a CDS encoding succinylglutamate desuccinylase/aspartoacylase family protein — translation MQMDKSFKVAGITVSRGETRKIELPIVRLYTDTEMAIPVYVHRGKKDGPTIFVCAAIHGDELNGVEIISRLINSKALRSLRGTLIAVPVVNVYGVLQQSRYLPDRRDLNRSFPGSARGSLAARMAHVFLDEVVSKCDYGIDLHTGALHRSNLPQIRANLDDEQTRAMACAFGVPVMLNSTLRDGSLRQAAADLGVRILLYEAGEALRFDELCIRAGVKGVLNVLRHLNMLPPRKSRLGIEPFIARRSGWLRAGDSGIVNHKRHLGDHVKKGEVLATIADLYGNELDKVLADADGIIIGKQNIPLVQEGEAMYHIAYFHEPHEVLENLELLQDTLLPEDNF, via the coding sequence ATGCAGATGGACAAAAGCTTCAAAGTTGCCGGCATTACGGTCTCCCGCGGTGAAACCCGTAAAATCGAGCTTCCCATTGTTCGCCTGTACACCGATACAGAAATGGCGATACCGGTCTATGTTCACCGCGGCAAGAAAGACGGCCCGACCATTTTTGTGTGCGCCGCTATTCACGGTGACGAATTGAACGGAGTGGAAATCATCAGCCGCCTGATCAACAGCAAGGCACTCCGCTCGCTGCGCGGCACTTTGATTGCGGTACCGGTCGTCAATGTCTACGGCGTATTGCAACAATCCCGCTACCTGCCAGACCGCAGGGATCTCAACCGCTCCTTCCCCGGCTCTGCCCGCGGCTCCCTGGCGGCGCGTATGGCCCATGTATTTCTGGACGAGGTCGTATCCAAGTGCGACTACGGCATCGACCTGCACACCGGTGCACTGCACCGCAGTAACCTGCCGCAGATTCGTGCAAATCTCGACGATGAACAGACCCGCGCCATGGCCTGTGCTTTTGGTGTGCCCGTGATGCTGAATTCCACCCTAAGGGATGGCTCATTGCGCCAGGCGGCGGCCGATCTCGGGGTGCGAATTCTGCTGTATGAGGCGGGCGAAGCCCTGCGCTTTGATGAACTGTGTATTCGCGCCGGCGTAAAGGGTGTACTCAATGTACTGCGTCATCTGAACATGTTGCCACCGCGCAAGAGCAGGCTCGGTATCGAACCTTTTATCGCGCGTCGCAGTGGCTGGTTGCGGGCGGGTGACAGCGGCATTGTGAACCACAAGCGTCACCTTGGGGACCACGTAAAAAAAGGTGAAGTCCTCGCTACCATCGCCGACCTGTACGGCAACGAGCTGGACAAGGTACTGGCGGATGCCGATGGCATCATCATCGGCAAACAGAATATCCCCCTGGTGCAGGAAGGCGAAGCCATGTACCACATCGCCTACTTCCACGAACCCCACGAGGTACTGGAAAACCTGGAGCTACTTCAGGATACCCTGTTGCCGGAGGATAACTTCTAA
- a CDS encoding adenylosuccinate synthase: MGKNVVVLGTQWGDEGKGKIVDLLTEKVALVVRFQGGHNAGHTLVINGEKTVLHLIPSGVLRPDVTCLIGNGVVLSPEALLKEMAGLEAAGVPVRKRLRLSPACPLILPVHVALDQAREKARGDKAIGTTGRGIGPAYEDKVARRGLRLGDLCNWDNFCAQLKELLEYHNFALTQYYKVEPVSYEETLKVAETWREELVPMIIDVADHLHKARENGEHILFEGAQGSLLDIDHGTYPYVTSSNTTAGGTATGSGFGPLYLDYVLGITKAYTTRVGGGPFPTELDCDVGRHLGEKGHEFGATTGRQRRTGWFDAVAVRHAIRINSISGLCLTKLDVLDGLKEVKICVGYRNAAGEDVPVPFDAAGWEGVEPVYESMPGWTETTFGVRREAGLPQAARDYIARIEELVGAPIDIISTGPDRVQTIVRESSALCEMGIHSPSV; this comes from the coding sequence ATGGGCAAGAATGTAGTGGTGCTGGGCACCCAGTGGGGCGACGAAGGCAAAGGCAAAATTGTCGACTTGCTGACGGAAAAAGTCGCGCTGGTAGTCCGCTTTCAGGGCGGTCACAACGCCGGCCACACACTGGTGATCAACGGTGAGAAAACCGTGTTGCACCTCATCCCCTCCGGCGTACTGCGTCCGGACGTGACCTGTCTGATCGGCAACGGCGTGGTGCTGTCTCCGGAAGCGCTGCTGAAAGAGATGGCCGGACTGGAAGCTGCCGGTGTACCGGTGCGCAAGCGTCTGCGTCTGTCGCCCGCCTGCCCGCTGATTCTGCCGGTGCACGTGGCCCTGGATCAGGCCCGCGAGAAAGCCCGCGGCGACAAGGCCATCGGCACCACCGGTCGCGGCATCGGCCCGGCCTATGAGGACAAGGTCGCCCGACGCGGCCTGCGCCTTGGCGACCTGTGCAACTGGGACAACTTCTGTGCCCAACTGAAAGAGTTGCTGGAGTACCACAACTTCGCCCTGACCCAGTACTACAAGGTCGAGCCGGTGAGTTATGAGGAAACCCTCAAGGTCGCCGAGACCTGGCGCGAAGAGCTGGTGCCGATGATCATCGATGTGGCAGACCATCTGCACAAGGCCCGTGAGAACGGCGAGCACATCCTGTTCGAGGGCGCCCAGGGCTCCCTGCTGGATATCGACCACGGCACCTATCCCTATGTGACCTCTTCCAACACCACCGCCGGCGGCACCGCCACAGGTTCCGGTTTTGGTCCCCTGTACCTGGATTACGTGCTGGGCATCACCAAGGCGTACACCACCCGTGTGGGCGGTGGCCCTTTCCCCACCGAGCTGGACTGCGATGTAGGCCGTCACCTGGGTGAAAAAGGTCACGAGTTCGGTGCGACTACCGGCCGCCAGCGCCGCACCGGTTGGTTCGATGCCGTCGCCGTGCGCCACGCTATCCGTATCAACAGTATCTCCGGTCTGTGTCTGACCAAGCTGGATGTACTGGACGGTCTCAAGGAAGTGAAGATCTGTGTCGGCTATCGCAACGCTGCCGGTGAAGACGTGCCGGTACCCTTCGATGCCGCCGGCTGGGAAGGTGTAGAGCCGGTGTACGAATCCATGCCCGGCTGGACCGAGACGACCTTCGGCGTGCGCCGTGAAGCAGGCCTGCCGCAGGCTGCAAGGGATTACATCGCCCGTATCGAGGAGTTGGTGGGTGCGCCTATCGATATCATCTCCACCGGTCCGGACCGTGTGCAGACCATCGTGCGGGAGTCTTCGGCCCTGTGCGAAATGGGTATCCACAGCCCCAGCGTCTGA
- a CDS encoding phytoene desaturase family protein: MSGSARSQSTAPPPGRVRIGRRYRPSRLDGPYDVIVIGSGIGGLTSASLLSAAGKKVLVLEQHYTAGGFTHAYERQGYEWDVGVHYIGDVGDHLTMTRKLFDFISGGRLKWAPMDPTYDRIFLADQQYDLVAGRDEFVGELSRQFPGEREVIEKYLQRVMAVSKAMPVITLEKLLPRWCAPLLNIYKKLRWPAYLHKTTYEVLRELTDNETLIAVLTGQWGDNGMTPKTGSFIIHALIAKHYLYGGYYPVGGASRIAETILPQIQNGGGEVFTYASVETLLLDGKRVIGVRMVDGCEIMAPTVISNAGVFNTFEKLLPQSACVAAGYPARLQAVKPSMSHVCLYIGLQQTAAELGLPKTNYWIYPSIDYEKDTAAFLDHQSAEIPLVYISFPSAKDPAFTQRHPGRATIEIVAPAKFSWFESWQRETWGKRGADYEALKQQFSERLLEHLYRHLPQLRGQIDYCELSTPLSTRYFCEYQHGEIYGLDHDPARFRQSWLRPRTRIRGLYLTGQDIVSCGVAGALFAGVLTSQSILGWRRGFPLLKRIFRSEGSPHPRGSGAKPPERHTVV, encoded by the coding sequence ATGTCCGGTTCTGCCCGTTCACAGTCTACTGCGCCACCACCGGGCCGAGTGCGTATCGGCCGTCGCTACCGCCCTTCACGGCTGGATGGCCCCTACGATGTAATTGTGATTGGTTCCGGAATTGGTGGCCTTACCAGTGCCTCATTGTTGAGCGCGGCGGGGAAAAAAGTGCTGGTACTGGAGCAGCACTATACTGCCGGTGGTTTTACGCATGCCTACGAGCGTCAGGGGTACGAGTGGGATGTGGGGGTGCATTATATCGGTGATGTGGGGGACCATCTCACCATGACCCGCAAGCTGTTTGATTTTATTTCTGGTGGCCGCCTCAAATGGGCGCCGATGGATCCCACTTACGACCGGATTTTTCTCGCCGACCAGCAGTATGATCTGGTGGCAGGGCGCGACGAGTTTGTCGGGGAATTGTCGCGACAGTTCCCGGGTGAACGGGAGGTAATAGAAAAGTACCTCCAGCGAGTGATGGCGGTGTCGAAAGCCATGCCGGTGATCACCCTGGAAAAGTTACTGCCTCGCTGGTGCGCGCCACTGCTGAATATCTACAAGAAGCTGCGTTGGCCCGCCTATCTTCACAAGACCACTTATGAGGTCCTGCGTGAACTGACCGACAACGAAACACTGATCGCGGTGCTAACCGGCCAGTGGGGTGATAACGGTATGACGCCCAAGACCGGCAGTTTCATCATCCACGCATTGATCGCGAAGCACTATCTATACGGCGGTTACTACCCGGTGGGCGGCGCCAGTCGGATTGCTGAAACCATTCTTCCACAGATACAGAACGGCGGCGGCGAAGTGTTTACCTATGCATCAGTGGAGACCCTGCTGCTGGATGGAAAACGGGTGATCGGTGTGCGCATGGTGGATGGCTGCGAGATTATGGCGCCGACGGTAATTTCCAATGCCGGTGTGTTCAATACCTTCGAAAAACTGTTGCCACAAAGTGCTTGTGTTGCCGCAGGTTATCCAGCCAGGTTGCAGGCTGTGAAGCCTTCCATGAGCCATGTGTGTCTGTATATAGGCTTGCAGCAAACCGCCGCGGAATTGGGGCTGCCAAAAACCAATTACTGGATTTACCCCAGTATCGATTATGAAAAAGATACTGCCGCTTTCCTTGACCACCAGAGTGCGGAAATTCCGCTGGTGTATATTTCCTTCCCGTCGGCGAAAGACCCAGCCTTCACCCAGCGCCATCCCGGTCGGGCCACCATTGAAATAGTGGCGCCGGCCAAATTCAGCTGGTTTGAGTCCTGGCAGCGGGAGACCTGGGGCAAGCGGGGCGCGGACTACGAGGCGCTGAAGCAGCAGTTCAGTGAGCGTCTGCTTGAACACCTGTACCGGCATTTGCCCCAGTTGCGCGGCCAGATCGATTACTGCGAACTGTCCACACCGCTGTCTACCCGCTATTTCTGCGAGTATCAGCACGGAGAAATTTACGGCCTGGATCACGACCCTGCGCGTTTTCGCCAGAGCTGGTTGCGCCCGAGAACCCGTATTCGGGGGCTCTACCTTACCGGCCAGGACATTGTGAGCTGTGGTGTGGCAGGGGCGCTGTTCGCTGGCGTGCTTACCAGCCAGAGTATTCTGGGGTGGCGTCGCGGTTTTCCTCTGTTGAAACGGATCTTCAGGAGCGAAGGATCACCGCACCCTCGAGGCTCGGGAGCCAAGCCGCCGGAACGTCATACGGTCGTCTAG